From Eptesicus fuscus isolate TK198812 chromosome 22, DD_ASM_mEF_20220401, whole genome shotgun sequence, a single genomic window includes:
- the BCAN gene encoding brevican core protein — MAPLFLSLLAALTLAGVPEALAGALERDSSEDRAFSVRIAGAPPLQGVLGGALTIPCHVHYSRPPSGRRAVLGSPRVKWTFLSGGREAEVLVARGLRVKVSEAYRFRVALPAYPASLTDVSLVLSELRPNDSGIYRCEVQHGIDDSSDAVEVKVKGVVFLYREGSARYAFSFTAAQEACARIGARIATPEQLYAAYLGGYEQCDAGWLSDQTVRYPIQTPREACYGDMDGFPGVRNYGVVDPSDRYDVYCYAEDLNGELFLGAPPDKLTLEEARAYCQERGAEIATTGQLYAAWDGGLDRCSPGWLADGSVRYPIITPSQRCGGGLPGVKTLFLFPNQTGFPNKHSRFNVYCFRDSAQPSTIPGDSNPSSDPASDGLEAIVTVTETLEELQLPQEAVESESRGAIYSIPITEDGGGASSTPEDPAEAPRTLQEFEPQSIVPPMESSEEEGKAMEEEEKYKDEKEKEEEEEEEDVEDEDLWAWPSELSSPDPEVPLPSELALEDSLSQASQSSAVLHPGASPPPNGEPEAPRPPRVLGPPTETLPTPREGNLASPFTPIGAREVGEETGAPELSGVPRGESEETGSSEDAPALLPATQAPGGTRELEAPSKENSGRIVPAGTSVQAQPVLPTDSTSHGGVAVAPSAGNCVPSPCHNGGTCLEEEEGVRCLCLPGYGGDLCDVGLRFCSPGWDAFQGACYKHFSTRRSWEEAETHCRMYGAHLASISTPEEQHFVNNRYREYQWIGLNDRTIEGDFLWSDGVPLLYENWNPGQPDSYFLSGENCVVMVWHNQGQWSDVPCNYHLSYTCKMGLVSCGSPPELPLAQLFGRPRLRYEVDTVLRYRCLEGLAQRNQPLIRCQENGRWEPPQISCVPRRPSRALRPMKALEGRQQRLLGRWTPPSSPVPAP; from the exons ATGGCCCCactgttcctgtccctgctggcaGCCCTGACCCTGGCTGGGGTCCCTGAGGCCTTAGCTGGTGCTCTGGAAAGGGACAGCTCAG AGGACCGGGCCTTCAGCGTGCGCATCGCCGGCGCCCCGCCGCTGCAGGGCGTGCTGGGCGGCGCCCTCACCATTCCCTGCCACGTCCACTACTCGCGGCCGCCGTCTGGCCGCCGGGCGGTGCTGGGCTCCCCGCGGGTCAAGTGGACCTTCCTGTCCGGGGGCCGGGAGGCCGAGGTGCTGGTGGCGCGGGGGCTGCGGGTCAAGGTGAGCGAGGCCTACCGGTTCCGCGTGGCGCTGCCTGCCTACCCGGCGTCCCTCACCGATGTCTCCCTGGTGCTGAGTGAGCTGAGGCCCAACGACTCAGGAATCTACCGCTGCGAGGTCCAGCACGGCATAGACGACAGCAGCGATGCTGTGGAGGTCAAGGTCAAAG GGGTCGTCTTTCTCTACCGGGAGGGCTCTGCCCGCTATGCCTTCTCCTTCACTGCGGCCCAGGAGGCCTGTGCCCGCATCGGAGCCCGCATCGCCACCCCAGAGCAGCTCTATGCGGCCTATCTCGGGGGCTATGAGCAGTGTGATGCTGGCTGGCTGTCCGACCAGACTGTGAG GTATCCCATCCAGACTCCGCGAGAGGCCTGTTATGGAGACATGGATGGCTTCCCTGGTGTCCGAAACTATGGCGTGGTGGACCCGAGTGACCGCTATGATGTCTACTGCTATGCTGAAGACCTAAATG GAGAGCTGTTCCTGGGTGCCCCCCCAGACAAGCTGACCTTGGAGGAGGCACGGGCATACTGCCAGGAGCGAGGAGCAGAGATTGCCACCACGGGCCAGCTATATGCAGCCTGGGATGGCGGCTTGGACCGCTGCAGCCCAGGCTGGCTGGCCGATGGCAGTGTGCGCTACCCCATCATCACCCCCAGCCAGCGCTGTGGTGGGGGTCTGCCCGGTGTCAAgactctcttcctcttccccaacCAGACCGGCTTCCCTAACAAGCACAGCCGCTTCAACGTCTATTGCTTCAGAG ACTCTGCCCAGCCCTCTACCATCCCTGGGGACTCCAACCCATCCTCTGACCCAGCTTCTGACGGACTGGAGGCCATTGTGACAGTGACAGAGACCCTGGAGGAGCTGCAGCTGCCTCAGGAGGCTGTGGAGAGTGAGTCCCGAGGAGCCATCTACTCCATTCCCATCACAGAGGATGGAGGAGGTGCAAGCTCCACTCCAGAAGACCCAGCAGAGGCCCCCAGGACCCTTCAAG AATTCGAACCCCAATCCATTGTACCTCCCATGGAGTCATCAGAAGAGGAAGGCAAGGCaatggaggaagaagagaaatacaaggatgaaaaagagaaagaggaggaggaagaagaggaggatgtGGAGGATGAGGACCTGTGGGCCTGGCCCAGCGAGCTCAGCAGCCCGGACCCAGAAGTCCCTCTCCCCAGTGAGCTGGCCCTAGAGGACTCACTCTCCCAGGCATCCCAGTCATCGGCAGTCCTACACCCTGGTGCATCACCACCTCCCAATGGAGAGCCAGAGGCTCCCAGGCCACCAAGGGTCCTAGGACCACCCACTGAGACTCTGCCCACTCCCAGGGAGGGGAACCTGGCTTCACCTTTCACTCCCATTGGGGCAagagaggtgggggaagagactggGGCTCCTGAGCTGTCGGGGGTCCCTCGAGGAGAGAGTGAGGAGACAGGGAGCTCCGAGGATGctcctgctctgctcccagccACGCAGGCCCCTGGGGGTACCAGGGAGCTGGAGGCCCCCTCCAAAGAGAATTCTGGAAGAATTGTCCCAGCAGGGACCTCAGTGCAGGCCCAGCCAGTTCtgcccactgacagcaccagccatGGTGGAGTGGCCGTGGCCCCCTCAGCAG GTAACTGTGTCCCCAGCCCTTGCCACAATGGTGGGACAtgcttggaggaggaggagggggtccgATGCCTATGTTTGCCTGGCTATGGGGGGGACCTGTGCGATGTTG GCCTCCGTTTCTGCAGCCCCGGCTGGGACGCCTTCCAGGGCGCCTGCTACAAGCACTTTTCTACacggaggagctgggaggaggcagagaccCACTGCCGGATGTACGGCGCGCACCTGGCCAGCATCAGCACGCCCGAGGAGCAGCACTTCGTCAACA ATCGATACCGGGAGTACCAGTGGATTGGGCTCAATGACAGGACTATCGAAGGCGATTTCCTGTGGTCAGATGGCGTCCCCCTG CTCTATGAGAACTGGAACCCTGGGCAGCCGGACAGCTACTTCCTGTCTGGAGAGAACTGCGTGGTCATGGTGTGGCATAACCAGGGACAATGGAGCGACGTGCCTTGCAACTACCACCTGTCCTACACCTGCAAGATGGGGCTGG TGTCCTGTGGGTCCCCACCAGAGCTGCCCCTGGCTCAGCTGTTTGGCCGCCCGAGGCTGCGCTATGAGGTGGACACGGTGCTTCGTTACCGGTGCCTGGAGGGGCTGGCCCAGCGCAACCAGCCACTGATCCGCTGCCAAGAGAATGGTCGCTGGGAGCCCCCCCAGATCTCCTGTGTGCCCCGCAGGCCT TCTCGAGCTCTGCGCCCCATGAAGGCCCTAGAAGGACGTCAGCAGAGGCTACTGGGGCGCTGGACCCCTCCTTCCAGTCCTGTTCCAGCTCCCTAA
- the NES gene encoding nestin, translating into MEGCLGVESFQMWELNRRLEAYLARVKALEEQHELLSAELVGLRAQSGDAAWRARADDELAALRALVDQRWREKHAAEVARDSLEEEAESVAGRCQQQRLARERTAEELARGRRAVEAEQGAQAWLSRRAAELERELEALRAAHEEERAGLAVPAAGPPCRPGHPRAPPAPGPEVEELARLLGEAWRGAVRGYQERVERMETALGEARQRLGHAVQGARKGHLELQQLQAERGGLQERRAALEQRLEGRWQEQLRATEKFQLAVEALEQEKKDLQSQIAQVLEGRQQLARLKMSLTLEVATYRTLLEAENSRLQIPGGGSKASFSFQDPKLELHFPGTPEGQRLGPLLSVLSPTPLSLPLPDTLQTPVPAFLKRQEFLQARTPTLASTPIPPTAQAPCPAADGEIRAQDAPLSVLQPEVGRQQFPQAMRAEANVAIPASILAGPEQPEGQQLKASTGQSPEDHASLAPPLSPDHPSLEAKDGEPSETRVSSRFQKEDEGELAEKEIAIEVKVVSSLQQQTQQEEGDLDRKEIQGSQGPLEKEILKSLEEEGQEPLMFLEKQSQETLRPLGKENQELLKSLEEKDMEVVRTLEKETLELFKPTGKEDLQTLQSLEKENQELMRSLEDNLETFLYPGKENQELVQSLEGENFESLRALEKQNQEPPRSVEEEDQKTLRTLEKENPESLRSLEENQESLRSLEKENQEPLRSLEEEDQEAPRPLEKETQQPLESLGEEDQMTLRPLEKVKPEPLKSLGKDQGICRPFEKENQELLRSLNEGSIEAVRCLETENLEPLKSAGEDLEILKPTEIQGPLWSLEEMNPETMKPLETEIQESLGSVEENQESLKSLEKENQESLRSLEEWNLENLRSLEEVDKESQKYLEEEENLEKGENQESLRSLEEEGQELLLSADQQRWEDVVGGQELDQETPSGRAGVDDEDEAELDLRECDGKEGSAEEEELQLTVVGGAWSTGEGHPGSPEPKEQRAPAEGTSGEGVAEGLQTPEGQPETVGAQGLHAPWGMSEVREPVLENENKAPGGGRASPEVTLGLEAAMGESASGAEQGLEQKMVGLEDPGHLAREEVMEPVLREESLEAKSVQGLEGPEKDLEEAAALEPELSILPRKSRDSLESPGAAEELEAEVPSGEDEVLPAETLCHDASDTPQPRLLGSEEAEKDAEPVLGSSSPRLTEPCLLTPIPEAAPGSQPLAEGNQEASWGLEGKAEALEKVEGEKEELGPGGLPEGLQEEEEESRDESEADELGETLPDSTPLALYLSSPASSKWDLAAEQRPSPQGEARKEGCDFAVLTPEGHGDHPEEEEEEEGDEEEEEEEEGGGEEEECGQDSDLSEEFEDNVGTEASVLHGDPGELMEPLGQVSQLPLEPAAWGQDGESDGFADEEESGEEGEEEEEEEQKEPGGEQWGPGPSVDSLPAMSSPQREDLLGSETVDVSIPWDDGLRGTAADPPMTAQETESQDSTEPSGSEDESEDAPLEREDQVPGPLGTLSGTEDTPGVNGQGPSLKNELEHVNGGLVNGVEQSEGAGQGKRGALDGDQGKPLEEEEGSALKAPWAGASLHLDPGQFLKFTQREGDGDSWSSGED; encoded by the exons ATGGAGGGCTGCCTGGGGGTGGAGTCTTTTCAGATGTGGGAGCTCAACCGTCGCCTCGAGGCCTATCTGGCCCGGGTCAAGGCGCTGGAGGAGCAGCATGAGCTGCTCAGCGCGGAGCTCGTGGGTCTCCGGGCACAGTCCGGGGACGCTGCCTGGCGGGCCCGCGCCGACGACGAGCTGGCGGCCCTGCGGGCCCTCGTCGACCAGCGCTGGCGGGAGAAGCACGCGGCCGAGGTGGCGCGCgacagcctggaggaggaggcggagagcGTGgcgggccggtgccagcagcagcgGCTGGCCCGCGAGCGGACGGCCGAGGAGCTGGCCCGCGGCCGGCGCGCGGTGGAGGCGGAGCAGGgcgcccaggcctggctgagccGCCGGGCGGCCGAGCTGGAGCGCGAGCTGGAGGCTCTGCGCGCGGCGCACGAGGAGGAGCGCGCGGGCCTGGCCGTGCCGGCCGCTGGGCCCCCGTGCCGCCCCGGCCACCCCCGCGCGCCCCCGGCGCCCGGCCCCGAAGTGGAGGAGCTCGCGCGGCTGCTGGGCGAGGCGTGGCGCGGGGCCGTGCGCGGCTACCAGGAGCGCGTGGAGCGCATGGAAACGGCGCTGGGCGAGGCCCGCCAGAGGCTGGGTCATGCGGTGCAGGGCGCCCGCAAGGGGCACCTagagctgcagcagctgcaggccgAGCGCGGCGGCCTCCAAGAGCGCAGGGCAGCCCTGGAGCAGAGATTGGAGGGCCGCTGGCAGGAGCAACTGAGGGCCACTGAGAAGTTCCAG ctggccgtggaGGCCCTGGAGCAGGAGAAAAAGGACCTACAGAGTCAGATTGCCCAGGTCCTGGAAGGTCGGCAGCAGCTGGCACGCCTCAAGATGTCCCTCACCCTGGAAGTGGCCACATACAG GACCCTCCTAGAGGCTGAGAACTCCCGACTGCAGATACCTGGCGGCGGTTCCAAGGCTTCCTTCAGCTTCCAGG ACCCCAAGCTGGAGCTTCATTTTCCTGGTACTCCAGAGGGCCAGCGTCTGGGACCTCTGCTCTCTGTCCTCAGCCCTACTCCCCTCTCCTTGCCCTTACCTGATACTCTTCAGACACCTGTTCCAGCCTTTCTGAAGAGGCAGGAATTCCTCCAGGCTCGTACCCCCACCTTGGCCAGCACCCCTATCCCACCCACAGCTCAGGCTCCCTGCCCTGCTGCAGATGGAGAGATCAGGGCCCAGGATGCCCCTCTCTCTGTGCTCCAGCCAGAGGTTGGGCGGCAACAGTTTCCACAGGCCATGAGGGCTGAAGCCAATGTAGCCATCCCTGCCAGCATCCTGGCAGGACCAGAGCAACCTGAGGGCCAGCAGCTAAAGGCCAGTACAGGCCAGTCCCCTGAGGATCATGCCTCCTtggccccacccctcagccctgaCCACCCCAGTTTAGAGGCCAAAGATGGAGAACCCAGTGAGACTAGAGTGTCCAGCAGATTTCAGAAGGAAGATGAAGGGGAACTGGCAGAGAAAGAAATAGCCATAGAGGTCAAAGTGGTAAGCAGCCTGCAGCAGCAAACACAGCAAGAAGAGGGGGATCTGGACAGGAAGGAAATCCAGGGCTCCCAGGGTCctttggaaaaagaaattctGAAGTCTCTGGAAGAGGAGGGTCAAGAGCCACTGATGTTTCTGGAAAAACAGAGCCAAGAGACACTGAGACCTCTAGGGAAGGAGAATCAAGAGCTATTGAAGTCTTTAGAAGAAAAGGACATGGAGGTAGTGAGAACTCTAGAAAAAGAGACTCTAGAACTATTTAAGCCTACAGGAAAAGAAGATCTGCAGACATTGCAATCTCTAGAAAAAGAGAATCAAGAACTAATGAGGTCTCTTGAAGATAATCTAGAGACATTTTTATATCCAGGGAAGGAAAATCAAGAATTAGTGCAGTCTCTAGAAGGGGAGAACTTTGAGTCCTTGAGAGCTCTAGAAAAACAGAATCAGGAACCACCGAGGTCTGTAGAAGAAGAGGACCAGAAAACACTGAGaactctagaaaaagaaaatcctgagTCTCTGAGGTCTCTAGAAGAGAATCAAGAGTCCTTGAGATCTCTAGAAAAAGAGAACCAGGAACCACTGAGGTCTCTAGAAGAAGAGGACCAAGAGGCACCGAGACCTCTAGAAAAAGAGACTCAACAGCCACTGGAGTCTCTAGGAGAAGAAGACCAAATGACATTGAGACCTCTGGAAAAGGTGAAACCAGAGCCACTGAAGTCTCTTGGAAAAGACCAGGGGATATGTAGACCTTTTGAAAAAGAGAATCAAGAGTTATTAAGGTCCCTAAACGAAGGGAGTATAGAGGCAGTAAGATGTTTAGAAACAGAGAATCTAGAACCACTAAAGTCTGCAGGAGAAGATCTGGAAATATTAAAGCCTACAGAAATTCAAGGGCCATTGTGGTCTCTGGAAGAAATGAATCCTGAGACCATGAAACCTCTAGAAACGGAAATTCAAGAATCGCTGGGGTCTGTGGAAGAGAACCAAGAGTCTTTGAAGTCCCTAGAAAAGGAGAATCAAGAATCATTGAGATCTCTGGAAGAATGGAACCTAGAAAATTTGAGATCTCTGGAAGAGGTAGACAAGGAAAGTCAAAAGTatctggaagaggaagagaacttggagaagggagagaatcaAGAGTCGCTGAGGTCTCTGGAAGAGGAGGGACAGGAGCTGCTGCTGTCTGCAGATCAGCAAAGGTGGGAAGATGTGGTGGGGGGCCAAGAACTGGATCAGGAAACGCCCTCTGGGAGGGCTGGAGTGGACGATGAGGATGAGGCAGAGCTGGACCTGAGGGAATGTGATGGCAAGGAGGGATCTGCAGAGGAGGAAGAACTGCAGTTGACTGTCGTAGGAGGAGCCTGGAGCACAGGTGAGGGGCACCCAGGGAGCCCTGAGCCCAAAGAGCAGAGGGCTCCAGCTGAgggcaccagtggggagggaGTTGCTGAGGGCCTTCAGACACCTGAAGGGCAGCCAGAGACCGTGGGGGCCCAAGGCCTCCATGCTCCCTGGGGAATGTCAGAGGTGAGAGAGCCAGTATTGGAAAATGAGAATAAGGCCCCAGGGGGTGGCCGAGCCTCCCCAGAGGTCACCTTGGGGTTGGAGGCAGCCATGGGTGAGTCAGCttcaggagctgagcagggactGGAGCAGAAGATGGTAGGGTTGGAGGACCCAGGCCACCTGgccagagaggaggtgatggAGCCAGTCCTGAGGGAAGAGAGTTTGGAGGCAAAGAGTGTGCAGGGCTTGGAAGGGCCTGAAAAGGACCtagaggaggcagctgctctGGAGCCAGAGCTTTCCATACTGCCCAGGAAGAGCAGAGACTCTCTGGAGTCTCCTGGGGCTGCGGAGGAGTTGGAGGCTGAGGTCCCCTCAGGAGAAGATGAGGTGCTCCCTGCTGAGACCTTGTGCCATGATGCAAGTGATACCCCTCAACCCAGGCTCCTGGGGTCAGAGGAAGCTGAGAAGGATGCAGAACCAGTACTAGGGTCCTCCAGCCCAAGGCTCACTGAGCCCTGTTTGCTCACCCCAATCCCTGAAGCTGCCCCTGGTTCCCAGCCCCTAGCAGAGGGGAACCAGGAGGCTAGCTGGGGGCTGGAGGGCAAGGCTGAGGCCTTGGAAAAGGTAGAGGGTGAGAAGGAGGAGTTGGGTCCTGGGGGACTCCCCGAGGGCCtccaagaggaggaggaagagagcagagATGAGAGCGAGGCTGATGAGCTGGGGGAGACCCTTCCTGACTCCACGCCCCTGGCCCTGTACCTCAGCTCCCCTGCCTCATCCAAGTGGGACCTAGCTGCAGAGCAGAGGCCCTCCCCTCAAGGGGAGGCCAGAAAGGAGGGATGTGATTTTGCCGTCCTGACCCCTGAGGGCCATGGGGACCacccagaggaggaagaggaggaggagggagatgaggaggaggaggaagaggaggaagggggaggtgaggaggaggaatgTGGCCAGGACTCTGACCTGTCAGAGGAATTTGAGGACAATGTGGGGACTGAGGCTTCTGTCCTTCATGGGGACCCCGGAGAATTGATGGAACCTCTGGGCCAGGTGTCCCAGCTGCCActggagcctgcagcctggggtcagGATGGGGAGTCTGATGGGTTTGCAGATGAGgaagagagtggggaggagggagaggaggaggaagaagaggagcagAAGGAGCCAGGGGGTGAGCAGTGGGGGCCAGGGCCCTCTGTTGACAGCCTTCCTGCCATGAGCAGCCCTCAGAGGGAGGACCTCTTGGGGTCTGAGACTGTGGATGTCAGCATCCCCTGGGATGATGGCTTAAGGGGTACAGCAGCTGATCCCCCTATGACTGCCCAGGAGACTGAGTCCCAAGACAGCACCGAGCCCTCTGGCTCAGAGGATGAGTCTGAGGATGCTCCCTTGGAGAGGGAGGACCAAGTTCCAGGCCCTCTGGGGACCCTCAGTGGGACAGAGGATACCCCTGGTGTCAATGGCCAGGGCCCCAGCTTGAAGAATGAGTTGGAGCATGTGAATGGGGGGTTGGTGAATGGGGTGGAGCAGTCTGAAGGAGCAGGGCAGGGAAAACGGGGGGCCCTTGATGGGGACCAAGGGAAGcctttggaggaggaggaggggagtgcCCTGAAGGCCCCTTGGGCAGGGGCTTCTCTTCATCTGGACCCAGGCCAGTTCCTAAAGTTCACTCAGAGGGAAGGAGACGGGGATTCCTGGTCCTCAGGGGAAGATTAG